The sequence AAAAACAAATATACAAGAAATGACAATTAATAATGAAAATACAACAATTAGTCAAAAGAGAATAGACTTTTTAAAAAATCTTCGTACTCTTAAAATGAATTTGGATGAAGTAAATAAAAATCTTAATGGATATGAGAATTACAATGAAATAGTAAGAGAAGTTAAAAATGTTATTAAGGAACATAATCTAGATATTGATTTTGTACAATATCCAACTACAAAGAGTATTGATAATCATTTAATTTATGTTGTTACAACAACATTTTATAGCCCTTTAAGTGGATATGAACATTCATTTGATACACCAATATATATAGAAAAATTGAGATCTATTGGGGTTAAAAGTCAAAATACATGGCCTCAGTTTGTGGAGTCTGCAATAACTTATTTCAAGCATTATGTATTAGTTACATATTTGTTAATAGAGAGTGAACTTAATATTAATGCTAGTAATTTAGATCTTGAACAATTTTAAAGGGAATTTAATATGAATAAAAATAATAATATGATAAAAAATCAATCAACAAATACAGTAGATGTAATAATAGATAAAATGAATTCAAGTAATATTGCAGAAGTATGGGAAACATACAAGATTATGCATAATCTTAAAAAGATAGATGCTTATTCAGAACGAGAAATTTTAACTTTATTACAAGTAAACAAATTAAATCCATTTAAGAAGGAAGCATATATAATTCCATTCAATGGACGTTATACAGTTGTAGTAGCATATCAAACATTGCTTATACGTGCATATGAAGCTGGATATAACAAGTATGATCTTGACTTTGAAGAGAAATTGGTTAAATCTCTTAAGATTGATTCTAAAGGTAATAAGGTGATACAAGAAGATTGGCAGTGTACAGCTTTTTTCAAATCAGATGATGGTAATTGTTATAGTTTTTCTGTTTTACTTAGTGAATATTATAAGAACACACCTATTTGGAGAGAAAAGCCAGTATCCATGTTAAGAAAGTGTGCTGTAAGTTGTTTATGTAGAACTTTACCAGGTTCAGGACTTGAAAGCATGCCATATATAAGAGAAGAATTAGAGGATATGAGTACTGTATTACAACAAGAATTACAAAGATCGGAAGAAACAAATAATTCGACACCTGAAGCAACAATTGAAATACAATCTGTTAATCATAATTCTGGAGAAGATATAAATAAATCTGTTCCTACTAAGTATTATTGTTCTCAAAACTTACTAATAGCATCAAGAAATATGTATAGGTTTTAAGTGATAAACCATTTAGTAGTGTATCAGAAATAAACGATTATCTTGAGTCTGTTAAAGTGGGAGATGATTTTAAATTACTTGAATACTTTAATAAAAATAAAACGTTAAAGAGTATTGAGTATTGGTGTAATTTAATTAAAGAATACTTTACTAAAAGTAGTAGGGATTTAAGTAATCTTGAAAAGTTTAATATATTTATGGCATTTGATTTAAATAAAGTTGGAAATAGTCCATTAAAATTATTTAGTCAAATGTCTATGGCAGAAGAATTTCAGTGTTTATTCAGGTTAACTTGATAATGATAAATAATAAATAAGCCCCATCAGGGGCTTAAATAATTAATTTTTTAATTTTGAATATTTTCTATATACATCTTTAGCAATAGGTTTAGTGATGGTGATATAATCTTTAAATAACTTGATATTAAACTTTAAATTCTCAACAGTATGTTCAGATTTAAGTTCTGCTGGATTGAAATAAGTAAACTTAGGATAATGTGGGTCTTTAACTTTTTTTTGTGTACGTGTTAAGAATACTTGCAAATACATAATAT is a genomic window of Borrelia hispanica CRI containing:
- a CDS encoding ERF family protein, with amino-acid sequence KTNIQEMTINNENTTISQKRIDFLKNLRTLKMNLDEVNKNLNGYENYNEIVREVKNVIKEHNLDIDFVQYPTTKSIDNHLIYVVTTTFYSPLSGYEHSFDTPIYIEKLRSIGVKSQNTWPQFVESAITYFKHYVLVTYLLIESELNINASNLDLEQF
- a CDS encoding recombinase RecT, with amino-acid sequence MNKNNNMIKNQSTNTVDVIIDKMNSSNIAEVWETYKIMHNLKKIDAYSEREILTLLQVNKLNPFKKEAYIIPFNGRYTVVVAYQTLLIRAYEAGYNKYDLDFEEKLVKSLKIDSKGNKVIQEDWQCTAFFKSDDGNCYSFSVLLSEYYKNTPIWREKPVSMLRKCAVSCLCRTLPGSGLESMPYIREELEDMSTVLQQELQRSEETNNSTPEATIEIQSVNHNSGEDINKSVPTKYYCSQNLLIASRNMYRF
- a CDS encoding BBA14 family lipoprotein: MKIQKIILLSRLISLILIISCTTIASLIEEPTLPKTESLKELSTYEAKLADYIMYLQVFLTRTQKKVKDPHYPKFTYFNPAELKSEHTVENLKFNIKLFKDYITITKPIAKDVYRKYSKLKN